From a single Ailuropoda melanoleuca isolate Jingjing chromosome 12, ASM200744v2, whole genome shotgun sequence genomic region:
- the SELENOM gene encoding selenoprotein M, whose protein sequence is MHLPLPPPPLLLLLAALAAAVTTFRPDWNRLHGLARARVETCGGUQLNRLKEVKAFVTQDIPLYHNLVMKHLPGADPELVLLGHRYEELERIPLSEMTREEINELVQELGFYRKAAPDEPVPPEYLRAPAKPAEGARDRPDL, encoded by the exons ATGCATCTCCCGCTGCCTCCACcgcccctgctgctgcttctcgCGGCACTTGCGGCCGCCGTCACTACCTTCCGGCCCGACTGGAACCGTCTGCACGGCCTGGCCCGAGCCCGGGTAGAA ACCTGTGGGGGATGACAGTTGAATCGCCTGAAGGAG GTGAAGGCCTTCGTCACCCAGGACATCCCTTTATA TCACAACCTGGTAATGAAACACCTTCCAGGAGCCGACCCAGAGCTTGTCCTGCTGGGCCACCGCTACGAAGAACTGGAG CGAATCCCACTCAGCGAAATGACCCGCGAGGAGATCAATGAGCTGGTGCAGGAGCTCGGCTTCTACCGCAAGGCGGCGCCCGACGAACCTGTTCCTCCTGAGTACCTGCGGGCGCCCGCCAAGCCCGCCGAAGGCGCGCGGGACCGCCCTGACCTTTAG